One window of the Anomalospiza imberbis isolate Cuckoo-Finch-1a 21T00152 unplaced genomic scaffold, ASM3175350v1 scaffold_74, whole genome shotgun sequence genome contains the following:
- the LOC137467664 gene encoding zinc finger protein 436-like: METREDKSPQQNIVEEAVLSGSTVQESNGEEKPWGSLRRRGSNHRSQGSEEERLTLGLGGSRSFSWLPNLVVHQQLHTRERPYKCLECGKSFSHTSNLFIHHCVHPRERPYKCLECGKSFGWSSSLIKHQRLHTGEQPCECRECGKSFSQSSLLVEHQRIHTMERPYDCPDCGKRFQSSSNLLTHQRTHTGERPFRCPECGKGFNQNYHLIRHRHIHTGEKPYKCEECGMSFSQNFSLTSHRMIHTGERPFRCPDCGKGFTHNSNLVRHRRIHTGERPFECPQCGKSFSQRSNLTRHQQSHQ; the protein is encoded by the coding sequence atggagaccaGAGAGGACAAATCCCCACAGCAGAACATTGTTGAAGAGGCTGTTTTGAGCGGCTCCACGGTGCAGGAATCcaatggggaggaaaagccctggggatccctcaggaggagGGGCTCCAATCACAGATCACAAggatctgaggaggaaagactcACCCTGGGcctgggtggcagcaggagcttcAGCTGGCTCCCCAACCTGGTAGTCCATCAGCAGCTTCACACCAGGGAGcggccctacaagtgcttggagtgtgggaagagcttcagccacACTTCCAACCTCTTCATCCACCATTGTGTGCACCCAAGGGAGAGACCATACAAATGcctggaatgtgggaagagctttgggtGGAGCTCCAGCCTCATCAAGCACCAGCGCCTGCACACGGGGGAACAGCCCTGTGAGTGtagggaatgtgggaagagcttcagccagagctcatTACTAGTcgagcaccagaggatccacaccaTGGAGAGGCCCTACGATTGTCCTGACTGTGGGAAGAGGTTCCAAAGCAGCTCCAATCTCCTCACGCATCAGCGGACACACAcaggggagaggcccttccgctgtCCTGAgtgcgggaagggcttcaatCAAAACTACCACCTCATCAGGCACCGAcacatccacactggggagaagccctacaagtgtgAGGAATGTGGGATGAGCTTCAGCCAGAACTTCAGCCTGACCTCCCACCGGATGATCCACACTGGAGAGAGGCCCTTTCGCTGCCCcgactgtgggaagggcttcacCCACAACTCCAACCTCGTCaggcaccggcgcatccacactggggagaggccctttgagtgtccccagtgtgggaagagcttctcacaGAGGTCTAacttgaccagacaccaacaGAGCCACCAATAA